One Pseudopipra pipra isolate bDixPip1 chromosome 26, bDixPip1.hap1, whole genome shotgun sequence DNA window includes the following coding sequences:
- the PHB1 gene encoding LOW QUALITY PROTEIN: prohibitin 1 (The sequence of the model RefSeq protein was modified relative to this genomic sequence to represent the inferred CDS: deleted 1 base in 1 codon), with protein sequence MAAKVFESIGKLGLGLAVAGGVVNSALYNVDAGHRAVIFDRFRGVQDVVVGEGTHFLIPWVQKPIIFDCRSRPRNIPVITGSKDLQNVNITLRILFRPVTAQLPRIFTSIGEDYDERVLPSITTEILKSVVARFDAGELITQRELVSRQVSEDLTERAATFGLILDDVSLTHLTFGKEFTEAVEMKQVAQQEAERARFIVEKAEQQKKAAVISAEGDSKAAELIANSLATAGDGLIELRKLEAAEDIAYQLSRSRNITYLPSGQSVLLQLPQ encoded by the exons ATGGCTGCGAAGGTGTTTGAGAGCATCGGGAAGCTCGGCCTGGGCTTGGCTGTTGCAGGTGGAGTCGTGAATTCTGCTCTGTACAACG TGGATGCAGGACACAGGGCCGTGATCTTCGACCGGTTCCGAGGGGTGCAGGACGTGGTGGTG GGGGAAGGGACCCACTTCCTGATCCCCTGGGTGCAGAAGCCCATCATCTTCGActgccgctcccgcccccgcaACATCCCCGTCATCACCGGCAGCAAAG ACCTGCAGAACGTGAACATCACGCTGCGGATCCTGTTCCGGCCCGTGACGGCGCAGCTGCCGCGCATCTTCACCTCCATCGGCGAGGACTACGACGAGCGGGTCCTGCCCTCCATCACCACCGAGATCCTCAAGTCTGTCGTG GCTCGCTTTGATGCTGGGGAGCTGATCACCCAGAGGGAGCTGGTCTCCAGGCAGGTGAGCGAGGACCTCACGGAGAGAGCGGCGACCTTCGGGCTCATCCTGGACGACGTGTCCTTG ACCCACCTGACCTTCGGCAAGGAGTTCACAGAGGCGGTGGAAATGAAGCAGGTGGcccagcaggaagcagagaGAGCCAGATTCATTGTGGAAAAG GCCGAGCAGCAGAAGAAGGCAGCAGTGATCTCTGCTGAGGGGGACTCCAAGGCAGCAGAGCTCATTGCCAACTCCCTGGCCACGGCCGGGGACGGGCTGATCGAGCTGCGCAAGCTGGAGGCGGCCGAGGACATCGCGTACCAGCTCTCGCGCTCCCGCAACATCACCTACCTGCCCTCCGGACAGTCcgtgctcctgcagctgcctcagTGA